A region from the Symphalangus syndactylus isolate Jambi chromosome 2, NHGRI_mSymSyn1-v2.1_pri, whole genome shotgun sequence genome encodes:
- the MYCT1 gene encoding myc target protein 1 has product MANNTTSLGSPWPENFWEGLIMSFTVSMAIGLVLGGFIWAVFICLSRRRRASAPISQWSSSRRSRSSYTHGLNRTGFYRHSGCERRSNLSLASLTFQRQASLEQANSFPRKSSFRASTFHPFLQCPPLPVETESQLVTLPSSNISPTISTSHSLSRPGYWSSNSLRVGLSTPPPPAYESIIKAFPDS; this is encoded by the coding sequence aGGGCCTTATCATGTCCTTCACCGTATCCATGGCAATCGGGCTGGTACTTGGAGGATTTATTTGGGCTGTGTTCATTTGTCTGTCTCGAAGAAGAAGAGCTAGTGCTCCCATCTCACAGTGGAGTTCAAGCAGGAGATCTAGGTCTTCTTACACCCATGGCCTCAACAGAACTGGATTTTACCGCCACAGTGGCTGTGAACGTCGAAGCAATCTCAGCCTGGCCAGTCTCACTTTCCAGCGACAAGCTTCCCTGGAACAAGCAAATTCCTTTCCAAGAAAATCAAGTTTCAGAGCTTCTACTTTCCATCCCTTTCTGCAATGTCCACCACTTCCTGTGGAAACTGAGAGTCAGCTGGTGACTCTCCCTTCTTCCAATATCTCTCCCACCATCAGCACTTCCCACAGTCTGAGCCGTCCTGGTTACTGGTCCAGTAACAGTCTTCGAGTGGGCCTTTCAACACCACCCCCACCTGCCTATGAGTCCATCATCAAGGCATTCCCAGATTCCTGA